Sequence from the Propionispora vibrioides genome:
GGACGAAAACAATGATTGTTCTATCAATGACATATGGTACAGTTTCCCCGGATTTCAACGTTCCGATAACGTACGCATTAGTTTTTTTACTTACCTGTAACACAAGTACAATTCTAGAAATGAAGCAAGCTGTAAAATATCTGAAGGATTATATTGTTCACGCATCTATGCAATGACTAGTCTTGTTATACCCGGCTTTCTAACTCTATAAAACACTATTATAATTCTAAAAACAAGAAGAAATACCTGCTAATACTTAATAATTGACCTTTTACAAAAGAATAAATTCGTGAATGTACTATAAAAACAAATATAACACCGACTAGTTCTGTCAGTATTATATTTGTTTTTATCAAATTGTTTATCTGATACTAAAAGTTAATACAAAAAATCGCTCTATTTCCAAAAAATTTAGCATATATCGCAATTTTGAATTAATATTTATCAGTTCTAAAAATTCATCCACATCTAATACCATGCCATTGGCGGGCACGTTTCTGATAAACTTCGTGCCTACACGCACTACAAACTATTTCCATAGAAAGTATATATTACGTACCTTCAGAAAGGGCAGTAAGCTTATCAAGAGAGTCCTTTGATGTTACGAATTCCGTAACTTGACTCAATTACCACAATTCCTGATATTAGTCCCGTTACTGGTGCAACCACTCTCGTTATATCTCAAATTTCACCAACTCTTCTAAACTTACTACTTGCGCAGTACTGACTCTTCTATACACTAATTGGGTAATTAACAAAGTGCGAATAACAAGGGAACTGGTTTTTAGACAAATGTTTTCTTACTTTGTCTGCGGAAACAAAAACCATATTTCCCCATCTTCCTTGAAACCAGGCGCCACCTGGCTTCAAAGGCTGTGTTTTCTTTTCAGCCAAACGCAACACTCCACGTGAAAAGTCTGAGGAAACATATCCACTGGCTGAACTTCCCGGGTTTCGTATCCTTGCTCGTTAAATACCGCCAAATCCCTGGCGAGGGAGGATGGATTGCAGGATACATAGACAATACGCTGAGGTTTCATATTCACAAAGGTCTCCAGTACCTGACGGTCACAGCCGGCACGAGGCGGATCGACGACAATGACGTCCGGTCGCAGGCCTTCTTTAAACAAGCGCGGCAGTACGTCCACGGCATCACCAACGATAAATTCGGCGTTCTCCACTTGATTGCGCTCGGCATTAAGCCGGGCATCACGAATTGCCGGTTCCACTATCTCTATTCCATATACTTTCTTGGCCTTTTGCGCCAAAAACAGGCTGATTGTTCCTGTCCCACAGTATGCGTCAATGACCACTTCCTGACCGGAAAGATCGGCGTACTCCAGTGCTTTTTCATAGAGCACTGCCGCCTGTGTAGTATTCACCTGAAAGAAAGAACGGGCCGAAATGGCGAAACTGCAATCTCCCAGACGGTCGGTAATGGTATCCCGTCCCCAAAGTGTTTGTGTCTCCTCGCCCATAATGACATTGGTCTTCCGGCCATTTACATTTTGAATGACGCTCACCAGACCGGGAATGCGATTTTTCAATCGGTCAATGATTTGTTCTTTGTGAGGCAGGTGCTTAGCGGCAGTAACCAAGACAACCATCACTTCGCCGGTAGCCACCCCTACCCGTCCCAATACATGGCGCACCAAACCTGTGCCGGTATTTTCATCATAAACGCTAATCCCAAACTCATGTAAGGCGGCTTGCACTTCCTGCAGAATCACATTGTTCGCCTGGTGCTGGATGGTGCATTCGGTCGTAGGAATAATAGTATGCGTCCCTTGGGCAAAACAACCTGCCACCACGGCTCCATCTGCCAAACCTACGGGAAACTGCATTTTATTTCGGTAATACCAGGGTTTGGTACACCCTAAAGTAGCATGGACAGGAACTCCGTCCAGCTTTCCAATCCGGGTAATCGCATCAACCACAGTCTGCCGTTTACTTTCCAATTGTCCTTCATAGGTAAGGTGCTGCAGTTGACAGCCGCCACAGGACTTATAGATCGGACATTTTGCAGTTGTTCGCCGGGGAGAGGCTGTTTCAACGGTCAGCAATACTCCCTTGGCATAATTCTTTTTAACCTCTATGATTTTTGCCTTAACTTTCTCTCCCGGCAATGCCTGCGGTACAAAAACAGTAAAGTCCTCCACCCGCCCAACACCTTCGCCACTATGGCCCAGGCTGACAACATCCAGACTGTATATACCGCCTTTTTTTACCGGCGGAGTAGCAATATTCTTTTTCACACTATCACCTTTATAATTCAATTATCTTATTTGAAAAAGGGCGGCACCTGTCCGCCCTTCTTGATGACCGGACATCAAAAGTCCAGGCCATTATTTCAGAGTAAGGCTTTGCCCGCATCCCGCAAGACTCGGCACGAGCCAAGTTTTTTATTTTTCATTATCCGCACTTTTTCCCAATTTGATTAAGGTTTGCATATACTCTTTTAGCTTTTTCTCGACCAAATCATGAACCGTATTGAGCGGATAGGTGCCATCTGCCTGAAGCTGCCCGGCCGGAGTACCTGTCAAAATTTCGATACCTTCATCAATAGTCTTGACCGGATAAATATGGAAATTTCCCTGCCGGACGGCCTCCACCACTTCGTCGTTGAGTGTAAGGTCATCTACATTCTGCCAGGGGATCATAACACCCTGTTTACCGGTCAAACCCTTGATCTTACAGACCTCGAAGAAGCCTTCGATTTTCTGAGTAGCTCCGCCAATCGGTTGAATTTCTCCTTTTTGATTGACCGAGCCAGTCACAGCGATGTACTGTTTGATTGGCAGGTCCGACAGACTGGATAAGATGGCATACAATTCGGTACTGGAAGCGCTATCGCCATCTACACCGTCATAGGTTTGTTCAAAGGTCAGGCTGGCTGTCAGCGTCAGCGGCTGGCGCTGGGCAAATTTTTCTCCCATATACCCGCTTAAAATCATAACACCCTTGGTGTGGCTAGTGCCGCTCATTTTTGTTTCCCGTTCAATATTGATTACGCCGCTTTTACCCAAATAGGTGTTGGCGGTAATGCGGGAAGGTTTACCAAACATATACTCCCCGACCGCCATAACGGCCAGACCGTTAACCTGCCCCACTTTTTCTTCATCGGTATCAATTAAAAATTTCCCGTCGGCAAACATTTCTTGCAAACGTTCTTCGTACTTATTCGACCGGTATCGCTTCTCTTCAATAGCTTGTTTAACATGCTCAGCCCGGACAAGCTCGCTGTTATCCAGCGTGGCCCATACATCGGCCTCACACAAAATTTCCACAACC
This genomic interval carries:
- the rlmD gene encoding 23S rRNA (uracil(1939)-C(5))-methyltransferase RlmD, producing MKKNIATPPVKKGGIYSLDVVSLGHSGEGVGRVEDFTVFVPQALPGEKVKAKIIEVKKNYAKGVLLTVETASPRRTTAKCPIYKSCGGCQLQHLTYEGQLESKRQTVVDAITRIGKLDGVPVHATLGCTKPWYYRNKMQFPVGLADGAVVAGCFAQGTHTIIPTTECTIQHQANNVILQEVQAALHEFGISVYDENTGTGLVRHVLGRVGVATGEVMVVLVTAAKHLPHKEQIIDRLKNRIPGLVSVIQNVNGRKTNVIMGEETQTLWGRDTITDRLGDCSFAISARSFFQVNTTQAAVLYEKALEYADLSGQEVVIDAYCGTGTISLFLAQKAKKVYGIEIVEPAIRDARLNAERNQVENAEFIVGDAVDVLPRLFKEGLRPDVIVVDPPRAGCDRQVLETFVNMKPQRIVYVSCNPSSLARDLAVFNEQGYETREVQPVDMFPQTFHVECCVWLKRKHSL